In the genome of Chaetodon auriga isolate fChaAug3 chromosome 15, fChaAug3.hap1, whole genome shotgun sequence, one region contains:
- the nrip1b gene encoding nuclear receptor-interacting protein 1, producing MTHGEEPGPETHKDSAVLTYLEGLLMHPVVAGPGATASGRSEAAHSNQEQGDKVGGPFQLPNHGPTAPKAGTNGPTLGSSQHLKKARLLRSGAWNDPGNQRMSSPPMELNGQGGGLQNGAVEGSPHAGESTLLASLLQSFSSRLQSVALSQHSNKPPSECSSPSKAPPADKEPLPVYGTASSRLKGLMRKSKLQNHSNTPYSRRGHSQDRPPESPRSAHSATPPSAPTTAESVSCAERLKAVANMVKIRSSPAPSPKPSVACSQLALLLSSEAHLQQYSREHALKAQLSGRSASERLAAMANQQHSQDKRPPSVGGSPPGAPDTLSSLTTQNGMTTTTTTTTLPRTALSSPQSPSLLRGHSQSSPPTPPHPPNHTHSQPPREKRGFDSRPTRPPQTCSSLLLLLLNNHNNQKQLTKNGHLEDSCGILPPSGSSSVTSDSECSTQERSLTKDSSDAESSYSSCSPIDLSMRSRPNTQDTGPKTTTPPSTFSSFSSSTSTLSSSTPVFSSTPVAFSPQASAQPSTTTFSSASTVVSSVSTAVCSSSSSSISTSSLDKLTESLINKWKPEPSGSKVSKNREHEMSPDLKSHPKVTLMQLLLERRNNEMVNKSVGNPDLPLDITMATMSRGQTKGLVPWEETRTKSPLDRPVAPAQPTYSLSRDPSSALSPYSYPSPHVQSSPLDLCKSKAFPAEKASEPAFSASKLLQNLAQCGTASSSPPIPSSKGVAQELEASRPLALLERLNAPIHRTTTTPLSDRPSGSGTPFSQKEASPPSSQIENLLERRTVLQLLLGTGSASATVSRRDRPSGSGTRSVEVAGVCYENSPGASIVCDSSNGPPLDIKVKTEITEEFGLSSAMSEDASGRKRPSGYEKTSPLSDSQQDFKTEPRPAEVIAKYGLLSQLLKQQTATYYTRAAMQAESQPRQVKEEQREYPSPSPKKRRLCSDRTESLNHMSSPRAVDSGDTNIFASTAVQEEPDRQSSLKEEEAPPRSPPSETVTRESRGFNVLKQLLLSDNCLKELSQQPRGTPSPSVLQANGKANGSILTQPSHNHSFLHLPSWHPHGSLNSGLPSNLRPLPTPPAGDSPICTPWSRHPAPWPVTQKRDPPTLVKQEPESPVRWSSQENEEEDGCDSNLDSPRLSRSNPILYYMLQKGSIQLRKEVRDQAEGTQSVIRVKEEPISDMHAYEHSLSSTPQSPTHNGKHSHESQRLSQSSE from the coding sequence ATGACTCATGGGGAGGAGCCTGGCCCTGAGACACACAAGGATTCAGCTGTTCTAACTTATCTGGAAGGTTTACTGATGCATCCAGTGGTAGCCGGGCCTGGGGCCACGGCAAGCGGAAGGTCTGAGGCTGCCCACAGCAACCAGGAGCAGGGTGACAAGGTGGGCGGGCCCTTCCAACTGCCCAACCATGGCCCCACAGCTCCCAAGGCTGGAACCAACGGGCCCACACTAGGTTCTTCACAGCACCTGAAGAAGGCCCGCTTACTTCGCTCTGGAGCCTGGAATGATCCAGGGAACCAGCGGATGAGTTCACCCCCAATGGAGCTGAATGGCCAAGGGGGAGGCCTACAAAATGGAGCAGTAGAGGGATCTCCTCATGCAGGGGAGAGCACCCTTTTGGCTTCCCTGCTTCAGTCATTCAGCTCCAGGCTTCAGAGTGTGGCACTGTCTCAGCACTCAAATAAACCCCCCAGTGAGTGTTCCTCTCCCTCCAAGGCACCCCCTGCAGACAAAGAGCCACTTCCTGTGTATGGGACAGCCTCAAGCCGCTTGAAGGGCCTCATGCGGAAGAGCAAACTTCAGAATCACAGCAACACACCTTACAGTCGTCGGGGACACAGTCAGGACAGACCTCCAGAATCTCCTCGGTCAGCACACAGCGCCacacctccctctgctccaaCAACTGCTGAATCAGTGTCCTGTGCAGAGCGTCTGAAGGCTGTGGCCAACATGGTGAAAATCCGTTCTAGTCCAGCACCTTCACCCAAACCCAGTGTGGCCTGCAGTCAACTGGCCCTGCTGCTGTCCAGTGAAGCCCATCTTCAGCAGTACTCCAGAGAGCATGCGCTCAAAGCCCAGCTTTCAGGAAGATCTGCCAGTGAGAGGCTAGCTGCCATGGCAAACCAGCAGCATAGCCAGGACAAAAGGCCACCTAGTGTGGGAGGGAGTCCGCCTGGAGCCCCAGACACACTAAGCTCCTTAACAACCCAAAATGGaatgacaacaacaactacaacaacaacactccCTCGAACGGCCCTGTCCAGTCCACAGAGCCCCTCTTTGCTGCGTGGCCATAGCCAAAGCTCCCCACCCACTCCCCCACATCCTCCAAACCACACTCACAGCCAACCACCTAGGGAGAAGCGAGGCTTTGACTCACGTCCAACCCGCCCCCCCCAGACATGCAGcagcttgctgctgctgctactcaacaaccacaacaaccagAAGCAGCTGACCAAGAATGGACACCTGGAGGACAGCTGTGGCATTCTGCCACCCAGCGGCTCCTCGTCAGTTACATCGGACAGTGAGTGTTCTACCCAGGAGAGGAGCCTGACCAAGGacagcagtgatgcagagaGTTCCTACTCGAGTTGCTCCCCCATTGACCTGTCCATGAGAAGCCGGCCCAATACACAAGACACAGGGCCCAAAACTACCACCCCCCCTTCcactttctcttccttctcctcatcCACCTCTACCCTCTCTTCTTCCACCCCAGTGTTTTCCTCCACCCCAGTTGCATTCTCTCCTCAAGCTTCTGCTCAACCCTCCACAACAACCTTTTCATCAGCCTCTActgttgtctcctctgtttccactgctgtttgttcatcGTCCTCATCCTCTATCTCCACATCCTCCCTGGACAAATTAACAGAATCTTTAATAAACAAGTGGAAGCCAGAGCCATCAGGATCAAAGGTGTCCAAGAACAGGGAGCATGAAATGAGCCCAGACCTAAAATCCCACCCTAAGGTTACACTTATGCAGCTTCTTCTTGAGCGCAGAAATAATGAGATGGTTAATAAAAGTGTAGGTAACCCAGATTTGCCACTTGATATAACTATGGCCACCATGTCTCGAGGCCAAACAAAGGGACTGGTGCCCTGGGAGGAGACCAGAACAAAAAGCCCCTTAGATAGACCTGTAGCCCCAGCCCAGCCCACATACTCTCTTAGTCGTGACCCTAGTAGCGCACTGTCCCCATACTCTTACCCTTCCCCCCATGTCCAGTCCAGCCCACTGGATTTGTGTAAGTCTAAGGCCTTCCCTGCTGAGAAGGCTTCAGAGCCTGCCTTCAGTGCCAGTAAACTGTTACAGAATCTGGCTCAGTGTGGCACAGCTTCGTCCTCCCCACCCATCCCCTCCAGCAAAGGGGTGGCTCAGGAGCTTGAAGCCAGCAGGCCCCTTGCCCTATTGGAAAGGCTCAATGCTCCAATCCATAGGACCACCACCACTCCTCTGTCTGACAGACCCTCGGGCAGTGGAACACCTTTCAGCCAGAAGGAAGCTTCCCCTCCTTCATCACAGATTGAGAACCTTTTAGAGAGGcgcactgtgctgcagctccttctAGGAACAGGCTCGGCTAGTGCTACAGTCAGCCGCAGAGATAGGCCCAGTGGCAGTGGCACAAGGAGTGTGGAGGTAGCAGGAGTGTGCTATGAGAATAGCCCTGGTGCTTCTATCGTCTGTGACAGCTCCAATGGACCTCCTTTGGACATAAAGGTCAAAACGGAGATCACAGAGGAATTTGGTCTGTCCTCAGCCATGTCTGAGGACGCCAGTGGCAGAAAGAGGCCTAGTGGCTATGAGAAGACGAGCCCCCTCTCAGATTCTCAGCAGGACTTTAAAACAGAACCACGGCCTGCAGAGGTCATAGCAAAATATGGCCTCCTTAGCCAGTTGCTGAAACAACAGACTGCTACCTACTATACCAGGGCTGCTATGCAGGCAGAGTCACAGCCCAGACAGGTTAAAGAGGAACAAAGGGAGTACCCAAGCCCCAGTCCCAAGAAGAGACGCCTTTGCTCTGATCGGACTGAGAGTTTGAATCATATGAGTTCTCCCAGAGCAGTGGACAGTGGCGACACAAACATTTTTGCCTCTACTGCTGTTCAGGAAGAGCCTGACCGGCAGAGCAGTCTAAAGGAAGAGGAGGCTCCACCCAGGAGCCCACCCAGTGAAACAGTCACCAGAGAGAGTCGAGGCTTCAATGTTCTCAAACAGCTGCTACTCTCTGACAACTGCCTGAAGGAGCTGTCCCAGCAGCCCCGGGGAACACCCAGTCCTTCCGTCCTGCAAGCCAATGGCAAGGCCAATGGCAGCATTCTCACTCAGCCATCCCATAATCACAGCTTCCTCCACCTGCCCAGCTGGCACCCCCATGGTTCCCTCAACTCAGGGCTTCCGAGTAATCTCAGACCACTGCCCACCCCTCCTGCAGGTGACAGCCCTATCTGCACCCCCTGGAGCCGCCACCCAGCTCCATGGCCAGTCACTCAAAAACGGGACCCTCCTACTCTAGTCAAACAGGAGCCTGAGAGCCCTGTGCGATGGAGTAGTcaggagaatgaggaggaggatggctGTGACTCAAACCTGGACTCTCCACGACTCTCACGTTCCAACCCCATCCTGTATTACATGTTGCAGAAGGGCAGCATTCAGCTGAGGAAGGAGGTGAGGGATCAGGCAGAGGGAACCCAGTCTGTGATCAGAGTTAAAGAAGAGCCAATCAGTGACATGCATGCCTATGAACACAGTCTGAGCTCCACCCCACAATCACCGACCCACAACGGCAAGCACAGCCATGAGAGCCAGCGGCTGAGCCAATCATCTGAATAG